The sequence below is a genomic window from Mycobacterium heidelbergense.
GAACGCCGTCTCGTAGGCGGTTGCCGCCACTTTGGCTTGGGCGGCCGTCTGGTCGGCCTGCGCAGCGGTCGTGCGCATCCACGCCACATACGGGCCGGCCGCGGCGGCCATTGACAGCGATGCCGGGCCCAGCCAGGGTCCGGCCGTCAGTCCCATGACCTCCGTCTGATACGAGCTCGCGGTCGACTGCAGCGAGGCGGCCAGTTCGTCCCACGCCGCCGCGGCGGCCAGCATCGGTCCCGACCCGGGACCGACGTACATGCGCGCGGAGTTGATCTCCGGTGGCAATGCTGCGAAGTCCATGTCGTTTCCTCCGATCGGTTGGAACGCCGCCAGGGCCCTGACGACTTCGGTGACGACGTACTGGACGGCGCAGCCAGAACCGAGCCAGCAAAAAATCGCATCGCTCCAGTACTACATCTCCCCGCGATTGCAGGTGGCCGATACCGCGCCGGACCGACCGGTCAATCCTCGCCCGCGGACGGTTCACCGTGCGACCACCGATTCGGTCGTGTAGAAGAGTCTGGTGGAGGATCCCCCACCCGCCTCGTTCGACCCATCGATGCTGCGCGAAGCGATGGCCAGTCGGTTGTATCGCCGATCGGTGGCCGAGGGCCAGATCACCGTGCCGGCCGTTCCGGGCATGATCGACGAGTACGTCCAACTGTGCGGCAACATCTGCGCCAGCCTCGGCGTCGCGTATACGCCCGAACAATCCGTTCAGCTCAGGAGGGTGCTGGAGACCGAGCTGGCGAAGGCCTTCAGCGCGTCCCAGCGTTCGGACATCGTCATCTCGTTTCACGCTCCGTTCGGGACGGGCCTGAACTACAGCGTCAAGGCCTCATGGCGGACGGTCGAGGCCGATTACGACCACTGGGTCGCCACCCGACCGCCTCCGCTGTTCGGCACCGAACCCGACGCGCGGGTGTTGACGCTGGCGTGCGAGGCGGCCGACCCCGGGGCCTATCGCGTGCTGGACATCGGCGCGGGAACCGGGCGCAACGCCCTGGCCCTGGCCCGGCGCGGCCACCCCGTCGACGCGGTCGAGATGGCCCCGAAGTTCGCCGACGTCATGCGTTCGGAGGCCGAAGGCGAATCGCTGGGCGTGCGCGTCATCCAGAGCGACGTCTTCACGGCGATGGAAGGCGTCCACGACGAATACCAACTGATGGTGCTGTCCGAGGTGGTGCCCGACTTCCGGACGACGCACGAGTTGCGCGGCGTGTTCGAACTTGCCGCCGATTGCCTTGCGCCCGGTGGACATTTGGTGTTCAACACGTTCCTGGCGCGCCCCGGCTACACGCCCGACGACGCGGCGCGCGAACTCGGGCAGCAGTGCAACACCATGATCTTCACCCGGGACGAGGTGAACGCCGCGGCGGACGAGCTCCCTCTGGAGCTCGTCGCCGACGACTCGGCCCACGAGTACGAAAAGGCCCACTTGCCCGTGGGCGCCTGGCCGCCCACGGGCTGGTTCGAGGGATGGGCCGGCGGTCTCGACGTGTTCGATGTGGCGCCCGAGGATTCCCCGATCGAGCTGCGGTGGCTCGTCTATCGGAAATTGTCGTCGTCGACGCGCGGATGACGAGTTGCCCTTTGGCGCAACGTGTTTCGTCCGGCCTGGGCGTCGCGGGTTTCCGGCAGGTGAATCGAAGGACCGCGTTCACCGCAAGTTTGTGCGTCCTCCTCCCGGAAAGTCTTGACTGATTCCAAATAAGTGCGCATATTGGCTACTGTGTCCTCAACGGCCGATTACGCGGAACGGCTGCGGATGGCCGACCTTCGTGTGACCCGGCCCCGGGTCGCGGTTCTGGAAGCCGTGCACGCCCACCCGCACGCCGACACC
It includes:
- a CDS encoding class I SAM-dependent methyltransferase — translated: MEDPPPASFDPSMLREAMASRLYRRSVAEGQITVPAVPGMIDEYVQLCGNICASLGVAYTPEQSVQLRRVLETELAKAFSASQRSDIVISFHAPFGTGLNYSVKASWRTVEADYDHWVATRPPPLFGTEPDARVLTLACEAADPGAYRVLDIGAGTGRNALALARRGHPVDAVEMAPKFADVMRSEAEGESLGVRVIQSDVFTAMEGVHDEYQLMVLSEVVPDFRTTHELRGVFELAADCLAPGGHLVFNTFLARPGYTPDDAARELGQQCNTMIFTRDEVNAAADELPLELVADDSAHEYEKAHLPVGAWPPTGWFEGWAGGLDVFDVAPEDSPIELRWLVYRKLSSSTRG